One stretch of Gloeocapsa sp. DLM2.Bin57 DNA includes these proteins:
- a CDS encoding 30S ribosomal protein S21, translated as MTQVIVGQNENIESALRRFKRQVSKAGIFADIKRRRHYETPIEKRKRKAVARRKKRFR; from the coding sequence ATGACCCAAGTTATCGTAGGACAAAATGAAAATATAGAATCTGCACTCAGACGCTTTAAACGTCAAGTTTCTAAAGCTGGTATTTTTGCCGATATCAAACGCCGTCGTCACTACGAAACACCAATTGAAAAGCGTAAACGCAAAGCTGTTGCGCGTCGGAAAAAACGCTTTCGTTAA